Proteins from one Halovivax limisalsi genomic window:
- a CDS encoding helix-turn-helix domain-containing protein codes for MSTIAEFRIPATDLALADAFDRIPDLTVQLESSISRTVPSMWIAGDEPPAVSEALAADDSVAGAELLIETPERLLYDVEPTPETRTRFDRLLEADATVLDATGRSGWWQLEMRFPDRNALAATHDRLDEAGTAIEIVRVSQLGGRPTAHPRLTPEQREALVAAFEHGYFEIPRRTSMEELADELGISHQALSERLRRAYETLVDAELQPAGEYAP; via the coding sequence ATGTCGACAATCGCCGAGTTTCGGATCCCCGCAACCGACCTGGCGCTCGCGGACGCGTTCGACCGGATTCCGGACCTGACCGTCCAGCTCGAGTCCTCGATCTCGCGAACCGTCCCCTCCATGTGGATCGCCGGGGACGAGCCGCCGGCGGTATCCGAGGCCCTCGCCGCCGACGACTCCGTCGCCGGGGCGGAGCTCCTGATCGAAACCCCCGAGCGACTCCTCTACGACGTCGAACCGACGCCGGAGACGCGGACCCGTTTCGATCGCCTCCTCGAGGCCGACGCGACGGTCCTCGACGCGACGGGCAGATCCGGCTGGTGGCAACTCGAGATGCGATTTCCCGACCGGAACGCGCTGGCCGCGACGCACGATCGACTCGACGAGGCGGGCACCGCGATCGAGATCGTCCGGGTCTCCCAGCTCGGCGGCCGACCGACCGCGCACCCGCGACTCACGCCGGAGCAGCGCGAGGCGCTCGTCGCCGCCTTCGAGCACGGCTACTTCGAGATCCCGCGTCGCACGTCGATGGAGGAACTGGCCGACGAACTCGGCATCTCCCACCAGGCGCTCTCCGAGCGGCTCCGCCGCGCCTACGAGACCCTCGTCGACGCGGAACTCCAGCCCGCCGGGGAGTACGCCCCCTGA
- a CDS encoding HAD family hydrolase, with amino-acid sequence MAPSYDYWLLDLDGTLVDVEWEYTRTVFDRVGDRLGRPFDDEEATILWHGLTGSRNRQLREWGVDPEPFWRAFHDVEDPQVRAEATYLYDDAAFVADLESPVGLVTHCQSFLTRPILEHLGIEDWFDAVLCCTNETGWKPDPTPVESVLSDLRVRRTDQRGVLAGDGSCDVGAAWNAGLDAIHVDRHGPERRGHCVMGDHRVRSFDELQLP; translated from the coding sequence ATGGCGCCGTCGTACGACTACTGGCTCCTCGATCTCGACGGAACGCTGGTCGACGTCGAGTGGGAGTACACCCGCACGGTCTTCGACCGGGTCGGCGACCGGCTGGGTCGCCCGTTCGACGACGAGGAGGCGACGATCCTGTGGCACGGCCTGACCGGGTCCCGCAATCGCCAGCTTCGCGAGTGGGGCGTCGACCCCGAGCCGTTCTGGCGAGCGTTTCACGACGTCGAGGACCCGCAGGTTCGCGCCGAGGCGACCTACCTCTACGACGACGCCGCGTTCGTCGCCGACCTGGAATCGCCCGTGGGACTGGTGACTCACTGCCAGTCGTTCCTGACCCGGCCGATCCTCGAGCACCTGGGCATCGAAGACTGGTTCGACGCCGTCCTGTGCTGTACGAACGAGACGGGCTGGAAGCCGGATCCGACGCCGGTCGAGTCGGTGCTCTCGGACCTCCGGGTCCGTCGGACCGACCAGCGGGGCGTGCTCGCCGGCGACGGCTCGTGCGACGTCGGCGCCGCCTGGAACGCCGGCCTCGACGCGATCCACGTCGACCGCCACGGCCCGGAACGGCGCGGCCACTGCGTCATGGGCGACCACCGCGTCCGCTCGTTCGACGAACTCCAACTGCCGTGA
- a CDS encoding 4a-hydroxytetrahydrobiopterin dehydratase produces MADRLSDDEIDEALPRGWEREGDEIVRVYEFTDYLHGVNFAQMVGEIAEAQFHHPEIVIRFKEVEIRLTTHDEGGITDADIEMAEIIESEQGASETADDLDH; encoded by the coding sequence ATGGCTGACCGACTGTCCGACGACGAAATCGACGAGGCGCTCCCGCGAGGCTGGGAGCGCGAGGGCGACGAGATCGTTCGCGTCTACGAGTTCACCGATTACCTCCACGGCGTCAACTTCGCCCAGATGGTCGGCGAGATCGCGGAAGCCCAGTTTCACCACCCGGAGATCGTCATCCGCTTCAAGGAAGTCGAGATCCGGCTGACGACCCACGACGAGGGCGGTATTACGGACGCGGACATCGAGATGGCCGAGATCATCGAGTCCGAACAGGGCGCGTCCGAGACCGCGGACGACCTCGATCACTGA
- the hemA gene encoding glutamyl-tRNA reductase, with protein sequence MTAHGVVTSARVTHETADVDDLASVTPPSQHEGVGTLLSAPSVTEAFVLATCNRVEAYVVAPTPADGADALADFFAAAPTDAVRRATHEPSIRHILRVACGLESVVLGEDQIIGQVSDAYQDARAAGGIGELLDPVVTKAMHVGDRARTETEINEGIVSLGSAAVELAGETIDLAGADCLVVGAGEMAQLAARALESSGVASISIANRTLERAESLRETLDVEGDALALSELEAAASSASVVVAATGSPEPVLSAADLGDREQVVVDLGQPRDVEPAAAEPASVTVYDLDDLESVTDRTRSRRQSAAREVERLVDREFERLLTQIKRARADDVIAAMYESADRIKSREVQTALSRLEDRTDLPDDQREIVETMADAIVNQLLAAPTKSLREAAVDDDWETIDTALRLFDPAFGPEQAAAADPTGTDGPTEPSVGAAEDD encoded by the coding sequence GTGACCGCCCACGGCGTGGTCACGAGCGCTCGCGTCACGCACGAGACGGCGGACGTCGACGACCTCGCCTCCGTGACCCCGCCGTCCCAGCACGAGGGCGTCGGAACGCTCCTGTCGGCGCCGTCGGTGACCGAAGCGTTCGTCCTGGCGACCTGCAACCGAGTGGAGGCGTACGTGGTCGCGCCGACGCCGGCGGACGGCGCCGACGCGCTCGCGGACTTTTTCGCGGCGGCGCCGACCGACGCCGTCCGGCGGGCGACCCACGAGCCGAGCATTCGGCACATCCTCCGGGTCGCGTGCGGCCTGGAGTCGGTCGTTCTCGGCGAGGACCAGATCATCGGCCAGGTGAGCGACGCCTATCAGGACGCCCGGGCCGCGGGCGGCATCGGCGAGTTGCTCGACCCCGTCGTCACCAAGGCGATGCACGTCGGCGACCGGGCGCGCACCGAAACCGAAATCAACGAGGGGATCGTCTCGCTCGGCTCCGCGGCCGTCGAACTGGCTGGCGAAACGATCGACCTCGCCGGGGCGGACTGCCTCGTCGTCGGCGCGGGCGAGATGGCTCAGCTCGCCGCACGCGCGCTGGAATCGAGCGGCGTCGCCTCGATCTCGATCGCGAACCGCACGCTCGAACGCGCCGAGTCGCTCCGGGAGACGCTCGACGTCGAGGGTGACGCGCTCGCGCTTTCGGAACTCGAGGCCGCCGCATCGTCCGCGTCGGTCGTCGTGGCCGCGACCGGATCGCCGGAACCGGTGCTGTCGGCGGCCGATCTCGGCGACCGCGAGCAAGTCGTCGTCGACCTCGGCCAGCCGCGGGACGTCGAACCGGCCGCGGCCGAGCCGGCGTCGGTCACCGTCTACGACCTCGACGACCTCGAGTCGGTGACCGACCGAACCCGCAGCCGCCGCCAGTCGGCCGCCCGGGAGGTCGAGCGACTGGTCGATCGCGAGTTCGAGCGCTTGCTCACCCAGATCAAGCGGGCCCGGGCCGACGACGTGATCGCCGCGATGTACGAGAGCGCGGATCGGATCAAATCGCGCGAGGTGCAGACGGCGCTCTCCCGGCTCGAGGATCGAACCGACCTGCCCGACGACCAGCGCGAGATCGTCGAGACGATGGCCGACGCCATCGTCAACCAGTTGCTTGCGGCCCCGACGAAGAGCCTGCGCGAGGCCGCCGTCGACGACGACTGGGAGACGATCGACACGGCGCTGCGACTCTTCGACCCCGCGTTCGGGCCGGAGCAGGCGGCCGCCGCGGACCCGACCGGCACCGACGGGCCGACCGAGCCGTCGGTCGGCGCCGCCGAGGACGATTGA
- a CDS encoding DUF5778 family protein, translating to MGRIIDEELHRRTQALLEPGEIDLNGTIVHTPYDGQEDVKMMQATIDVGDVIAEAADFDPADCYVYSGNDDTDFASNQHQGRTLDGDDFVWECQQLLRQGSFDLVFYYEASADQDAILDGVEELGFEATGVEG from the coding sequence ATGGGACGGATCATCGACGAGGAGCTACACCGCCGAACGCAGGCGTTGCTCGAACCCGGCGAGATCGACCTGAACGGGACGATCGTCCACACGCCGTACGACGGCCAGGAAGACGTCAAGATGATGCAGGCCACGATCGACGTCGGCGACGTCATCGCCGAGGCGGCCGACTTCGACCCGGCCGACTGTTACGTCTACTCCGGCAACGACGACACCGACTTCGCGTCGAACCAGCACCAGGGTCGGACGCTCGACGGCGACGACTTCGTCTGGGAGTGCCAGCAACTCCTCCGCCAGGGGAGTTTCGACCTCGTCTTCTACTACGAGGCGAGCGCGGACCAGGACGCGATCCTCGACGGCGTCGAGGAACTCGGCTTCGAGGCGACGGGCGTGGAGGGCTGA
- a CDS encoding undecaprenyl diphosphate synthase family protein, which translates to MGVYERYLRYRIARHESDGPDHVALVITERDLLERGAYETLTSFFDWAMDVADRVTVYVSVLDREAIPTLRRELESLETADELAVRGPTDRSPAEAPIQIGIGLGGKHEFTTAVRTLSEAVDAGELEPAAIDAETIESRLVFTEEPDLVIKTGAERLSDFMIWQSVYSELYFTDVNWRDFRNRDFLRAVLEYCNRARRFGR; encoded by the coding sequence GTGGGGGTCTACGAGCGGTACCTGCGATACCGGATCGCCCGTCACGAGAGCGACGGTCCCGACCACGTGGCGCTCGTGATCACGGAGCGCGACCTCCTCGAACGCGGGGCCTACGAGACGCTCACGTCGTTTTTCGACTGGGCGATGGACGTCGCCGATCGGGTGACCGTCTACGTGAGCGTCCTCGACCGCGAGGCGATCCCGACCCTGCGGCGCGAACTGGAGTCGCTCGAGACCGCCGACGAACTCGCCGTCCGCGGCCCGACGGACCGATCGCCCGCCGAGGCGCCGATCCAGATCGGGATCGGCCTCGGCGGCAAACACGAGTTCACGACGGCGGTGCGGACGCTCTCGGAGGCGGTCGACGCCGGCGAGCTCGAACCGGCCGCGATCGACGCCGAGACGATCGAATCGCGGCTCGTCTTCACGGAGGAGCCGGACCTCGTCATCAAGACGGGCGCGGAACGCCTCTCTGATTTCATGATCTGGCAGTCCGTCTACTCCGAACTGTACTTCACCGACGTGAACTGGCGGGACTTTCGCAACCGCGACTTTCTGCGGGCCGTCCTCGAGTACTGCAATCGCGCGCGACGGTTCGGTCGGTAG
- a CDS encoding DUF92 domain-containing protein has product MTATVRRASVVAFLSTLALSVPLLGTSVGGAIVVVCTLVGFGVRRGRVFDALALPADREDGRLNSLLLLVLAIVVLGALAGASSLPWPIVVGVIVLLGYGDLGEAIVRRRGADRAVAAAAFCVVGGAAAVAGQGISHAAAGTAIESILPTALFLGASGALFAAILREQLPRYDDPLVLVATGGLCWLLSLLEPVLSGADLAVSVFVVVVLGYTSYRLDTASVTGMLAGVLLGLVTIVLGGWGWFAVLISFFAIGGLSTKYRYQEKAARGVAEANNGARGSANVFSNSAVALVAVVGYAASLVSLVEIDPTVFQFAFAGALATALGDTLSSEIGGVYDNPRLITTLKPVPPGTDGAVTWQGELAGLVGSATVAGIATASFGAIGGLGSAVVITAGVVGMTVDSILGATLEGTRLGNQSVNFCATLSGALVAAVAISGIGPF; this is encoded by the coding sequence GTGACAGCGACCGTCCGACGGGCGAGCGTCGTCGCGTTCCTCAGTACGCTCGCCCTGAGCGTTCCACTGCTCGGGACGTCGGTCGGCGGTGCGATCGTCGTCGTCTGCACGCTCGTCGGGTTCGGCGTCCGACGCGGCAGGGTGTTCGACGCGCTCGCGCTTCCAGCCGACCGGGAAGACGGTCGGCTCAACTCGTTACTCTTGCTCGTCCTCGCGATCGTCGTCCTCGGCGCGCTCGCGGGCGCGAGTAGCCTGCCGTGGCCGATCGTCGTCGGCGTGATCGTGCTTCTGGGCTACGGCGACCTCGGTGAAGCCATCGTCCGACGGCGAGGCGCCGACCGCGCGGTCGCGGCCGCAGCCTTCTGCGTCGTCGGCGGAGCGGCCGCCGTCGCGGGACAGGGGATCTCGCACGCGGCCGCCGGGACCGCAATCGAGTCGATCCTGCCGACGGCGCTCTTTCTGGGAGCCAGCGGTGCGCTCTTCGCCGCGATCCTGCGCGAGCAACTGCCGCGGTACGACGACCCGCTCGTCCTCGTCGCGACCGGCGGACTCTGCTGGCTCCTCTCGCTGCTCGAACCCGTCCTCTCGGGCGCCGACCTCGCGGTATCGGTCTTCGTCGTGGTCGTCCTCGGCTACACCTCCTACCGACTGGATACCGCGTCGGTGACCGGAATGCTCGCCGGCGTCCTGCTCGGACTCGTGACGATCGTGCTCGGGGGGTGGGGCTGGTTCGCCGTCCTCATCTCGTTTTTCGCCATCGGCGGGCTCTCGACGAAGTATCGATACCAGGAGAAGGCCGCCCGCGGCGTCGCCGAAGCGAACAACGGCGCGCGCGGCAGTGCGAACGTCTTCAGCAACTCGGCGGTCGCCCTCGTCGCCGTTGTCGGCTACGCCGCCAGCCTCGTCTCGCTCGTCGAGATCGACCCCACCGTCTTCCAGTTCGCGTTCGCCGGGGCGCTCGCGACCGCCCTCGGCGACACCCTCTCGAGCGAGATCGGCGGCGTCTACGATAATCCGCGCCTGATCACGACTCTCAAACCCGTCCCGCCGGGGACCGACGGCGCCGTCACCTGGCAGGGCGAACTCGCCGGACTCGTCGGCAGCGCGACCGTCGCCGGGATCGCGACCGCGAGTTTCGGGGCCATCGGCGGCCTCGGGTCCGCCGTCGTGATCACGGCCGGCGTCGTCGGCATGACAGTCGATAGCATCCTGGGAGCGACGCTCGAAGGGACGAGACTCGGCAACCAGAGCGTCAACTTCTGTGCGACGCTGTCTGGGGCCCTCGTCGCCGCCGTCGCCATCTCCGGAATCGGACCGTTCTGA
- the dnaG gene encoding DNA primase DnaG, which produces MEDTEKYLIHAEVTAAGIVERSDVVGAIFGQTEGLLGDELDLPELRRTGKVGRIDVTVRSAGGESTGDVTIASSLDKVETATLAAALETIDRVGPCRATFEVAEIEDVRAAKRREVVERATDLLQTGFQDSVMSSSEILDAVRERVRVADVTEYAGLPAGPRVADGDAIIVVEGRADVLTLLSYGIKNAVAVEGTDVPDAIAMLTTKRTTTAFLDADRGGSLILEELRQVGDVDYVARPPEGRSVEELDHHHVFNALRNKTPIDSVVSADAVDGESEPASTESGAGDRSTIAATDGSATPAPTSRLADAVSTDDPTPDDAGSNDESPSAVDSVAADEPLPSAESVAPSTVDDAAVREGATSRDEPTARTGARAGSAAGNTEAGSSGESTREPITPTSPADGASDDGSVEPDQSSTDREATDAVSTASSVYDHVEEIVGDDTDRVRILDEAGDSIAERPADEAVPTLDDLEDAPAVVVLDAICTQQVLDVAAATGVSTIVADSLGQFVKRPASVSVLAADEVADEPA; this is translated from the coding sequence ATGGAGGACACCGAAAAATACCTGATCCACGCGGAGGTCACCGCGGCCGGCATCGTCGAGCGGAGCGACGTCGTCGGCGCGATTTTCGGCCAGACGGAGGGCCTCCTGGGCGACGAACTCGACCTCCCCGAGTTGCGACGAACCGGGAAGGTCGGACGGATCGACGTCACGGTCCGCAGCGCCGGCGGCGAGTCGACCGGCGACGTCACGATCGCGAGCAGCCTCGACAAGGTTGAGACGGCGACGCTCGCAGCGGCCCTGGAGACGATCGATCGCGTCGGGCCGTGTCGCGCCACGTTCGAGGTCGCGGAGATCGAGGACGTCCGAGCGGCGAAACGACGGGAGGTCGTCGAGCGAGCGACGGATCTCCTCCAAACGGGCTTCCAAGACAGCGTCATGTCGTCTTCGGAGATCCTGGACGCGGTCCGCGAACGGGTCCGGGTCGCGGACGTCACCGAGTACGCCGGGCTGCCGGCGGGGCCACGCGTCGCCGACGGCGACGCGATCATCGTCGTCGAGGGTCGGGCGGACGTGCTGACGTTACTCTCCTACGGCATCAAGAACGCCGTCGCGGTGGAGGGAACCGACGTCCCGGACGCGATCGCGATGCTGACGACCAAACGAACGACGACGGCGTTTCTGGACGCCGACCGCGGGGGATCGTTGATCCTCGAGGAACTGCGCCAGGTCGGCGACGTCGACTACGTCGCTCGGCCGCCGGAGGGGCGGTCGGTCGAAGAACTGGACCACCACCACGTCTTCAACGCGTTACGGAACAAGACGCCGATCGACTCGGTCGTCTCGGCCGACGCCGTCGATGGTGAGTCCGAGCCGGCGAGCACCGAGTCCGGCGCTGGGGATCGATCGACGATCGCCGCAACCGACGGGAGCGCCACGCCCGCGCCCACGAGTCGGCTCGCCGACGCCGTCTCGACCGACGATCCGACGCCGGACGACGCAGGATCGAACGACGAATCGCCGTCGGCCGTCGACTCCGTGGCGGCCGACGAACCGCTCCCGTCAGCCGAGTCGGTGGCTCCAAGCACCGTCGACGACGCTGCCGTCCGGGAGGGCGCGACCAGCCGGGACGAACCGACGGCCCGGACCGGCGCTCGGGCCGGGTCGGCGGCTGGTAACACCGAGGCGGGTAGTTCGGGGGAATCGACCCGCGAGCCAATCACGCCGACGTCGCCGGCGGACGGCGCGAGCGACGACGGCTCGGTCGAACCGGATCAGTCCTCGACCGATCGCGAGGCGACCGACGCGGTCTCGACGGCGTCGTCGGTCTACGACCACGTCGAGGAGATCGTCGGGGACGATACCGACCGCGTGCGGATCCTCGACGAAGCGGGCGACTCGATCGCGGAGCGACCCGCGGACGAGGCCGTGCCGACGCTCGACGACCTCGAGGACGCGCCGGCCGTCGTCGTGCTCGACGCGATCTGTACGCAGCAGGTGCTCGACGTCGCGGCGGCCACCGGCGTCTCGACGATCGTGGCGGACTCGCTCGGCCAGTTCGTCAAACGGCCGGCGTCGGTCTCCGTCCTGGCGGCCGACGAGGTCGCGGACGAACCGGCGTGA
- a CDS encoding ArsR/SmtB family transcription factor: MARLFPLRSEAPSTDGTPRVVDLDDEDADAVFGALSSTTARRIYATLDEDPGTPSDVADAIDSSIQNVRYHLEKLEDAGLVEVVDTWYSSRGNEMSVYATANGPLIVTSDESRASQLKQAVSRYVGGVGVLAAASLFVQAAAERFTPTSTEDSVDGELVTVTGDGAAPRDDGGWEIAGADGEDSASGGSDDAADGGGDGGDGGGTDGADGERTEEADAADGADASADAARDGGDGEFLDSANTSVDDPSGAEPDGVVELLDAAVDGLFSAFSPGSLFFLGGLLVLTALLGWWYLRTYRPTAVDA, encoded by the coding sequence ATGGCTCGGCTGTTCCCACTTCGCTCGGAGGCGCCCTCGACCGACGGCACGCCGCGCGTCGTCGACCTGGACGACGAAGACGCCGACGCGGTGTTCGGTGCGCTCTCCTCGACGACCGCGCGACGAATCTACGCGACGCTCGACGAGGACCCGGGAACGCCGAGCGACGTCGCCGACGCGATCGACTCGTCAATCCAGAACGTTCGCTACCACCTGGAGAAGCTAGAGGACGCCGGTCTGGTCGAGGTCGTCGACACCTGGTACTCCTCCCGCGGCAATGAGATGAGCGTCTACGCGACGGCGAACGGCCCGCTCATCGTCACCAGCGACGAGTCGCGCGCCAGTCAGCTGAAACAGGCTGTCTCCCGATACGTCGGCGGCGTCGGGGTCCTCGCCGCGGCGAGTCTGTTCGTCCAGGCGGCGGCCGAGCGGTTCACCCCCACATCGACCGAGGACAGCGTCGACGGCGAACTGGTGACAGTCACCGGTGACGGGGCCGCACCTCGTGACGACGGCGGCTGGGAAATCGCCGGGGCCGACGGGGAGGATAGCGCCAGCGGCGGGTCCGACGATGCGGCGGATGGCGGCGGCGACGGTGGCGACGGCGGCGGGACGGACGGCGCCGACGGCGAACGAACGGAGGAGGCGGACGCCGCTGACGGCGCCGACGCGTCCGCGGACGCCGCCCGAGACGGGGGTGACGGCGAGTTTCTCGATTCCGCCAACACCTCCGTCGACGATCCGAGTGGCGCCGAGCCGGACGGCGTCGTCGAACTCCTCGACGCGGCGGTCGACGGCCTCTTCTCGGCCTTTTCGCCGGGCTCGCTCTTCTTCCTCGGCGGCCTGCTCGTACTCACCGCCCTCCTGGGCTGGTGGTACCTGCGTACCTACCGGCCGACCGCGGTCGACGCCTGA
- a CDS encoding DUF6293 family protein: MQTHVVPVGFDYDRLIAPLVRDQRTVDRAILLEGAVGSEANVEYSRNLARKLETDFENLLGAETERFVLEDVYDYDGAFAQAYDLITAELDAGNEVWVNVAAMPRTVSFAFANAAHSLMVEREDERDQIHAYYTAPEKYLETELAEELRAQRELLATLLNANEDGTVRIDPERIESRLESARDLLAEFDERGTTIGAKEIDGSHVVELPVATFSNVKPFEELILFKLGEDGEFESVSELAGALADELNEEYTDSFRSKVIYTVDRLGPGGKGLIERDERGKSHRTRLSTIGELWVRTHADREID; encoded by the coding sequence ATGCAAACGCACGTCGTGCCGGTCGGCTTCGACTACGATCGGTTGATCGCGCCGCTCGTCCGCGATCAACGGACCGTCGATCGCGCGATCCTGCTCGAAGGCGCCGTGGGGAGCGAGGCCAACGTCGAGTACTCCCGCAACCTCGCGCGCAAGCTCGAGACGGACTTCGAGAACTTGCTCGGCGCCGAAACCGAACGGTTCGTCCTCGAGGACGTCTACGACTACGACGGCGCCTTCGCCCAGGCCTACGACCTCATCACGGCCGAGCTCGACGCGGGAAACGAGGTCTGGGTCAACGTCGCGGCGATGCCGCGGACGGTGAGTTTCGCCTTCGCGAACGCCGCCCACTCGCTGATGGTCGAACGCGAGGACGAGCGCGACCAGATTCACGCCTACTACACGGCCCCGGAGAAGTACCTCGAGACCGAACTCGCCGAAGAGTTGCGCGCCCAGCGCGAGTTGCTCGCGACGCTGCTGAACGCTAACGAGGACGGCACGGTGCGAATCGATCCCGAGCGCATCGAGAGCCGCCTCGAGAGCGCCCGCGATCTCCTCGCGGAGTTCGACGAACGCGGCACCACCATCGGGGCGAAGGAGATCGACGGCTCGCACGTGGTCGAGCTGCCGGTCGCGACGTTCTCGAACGTCAAGCCGTTCGAGGAGCTCATCCTCTTCAAGCTCGGCGAGGACGGCGAGTTCGAGTCGGTCTCGGAGCTCGCGGGGGCGCTCGCGGACGAACTCAACGAGGAGTACACCGACAGCTTCCGCTCGAAGGTCATCTACACCGTCGATCGACTCGGCCCCGGCGGGAAGGGCCTCATCGAGCGCGACGAGCGCGGCAAGTCCCACCGGACGCGCCTGTCGACGATCGGCGAACTCTGGGTGCGAACGCACGCGGATAGAGAGATCGACTGA
- a CDS encoding NAD(P)H-dependent oxidoreductase, with the protein MRVLVVLGHPRTDSLCGDLARSYRDGVRAAGHDVETLFLADLEFDPHVRRERPADQPLEPDLTEAASLIRWADHLAFVYPNWWGTMPALLKGFFDRVFRSGFAFDFYEEGEGAGHRELLDGRTADLLVTMDVPPWVFRLIQREPGTNAVERATLGFAGVRTTETAYFGSVERSSVEERRAWLDRAERLGRRLETGPDSRVDRVKRAVGTAIGALRLQFYPMAWIAYAIGALAAAESTSVLASNPFWLGFGFIFFLEVATVLSNEYADYETDRRNTFAGPFTGGSRVLVEDRLDFRTVGIGAVGAGLAAAAFGLATPLLGPGPPPAVTAIAGGLAVLALGYTLPPLELSYRTLGELTVAVTHGPGVLLLGYVGLGGSVQDPLPWLLGLPLLLSILPSITLAGIPDRAADRAAGKTTIAVRFGFDGAAIVAFATTILAAIAALSAFGGTGLSVPVPLLVGVVGHAALLTRVVHRRVRGLECPRRIDGAMIAALAYIGWFEAFALLAVL; encoded by the coding sequence ATGCGCGTCCTGGTCGTCCTCGGGCACCCCCGGACCGACAGCCTCTGCGGGGATCTGGCTCGCTCGTACCGCGACGGCGTCCGCGCGGCCGGCCACGACGTCGAGACGCTCTTCCTCGCCGACCTCGAGTTCGACCCGCACGTGCGGCGGGAACGGCCGGCCGACCAGCCGCTGGAACCCGACCTGACGGAGGCCGCGTCGCTGATCCGGTGGGCCGATCACCTCGCGTTCGTCTACCCCAACTGGTGGGGGACGATGCCGGCCCTGCTGAAGGGCTTTTTCGATCGCGTGTTCCGCTCTGGATTCGCCTTCGATTTTTACGAAGAGGGCGAGGGCGCGGGCCATCGCGAACTCCTCGACGGGAGAACGGCGGACCTGCTCGTGACGATGGACGTCCCGCCGTGGGTGTTTCGGTTGATCCAGCGCGAACCGGGAACCAACGCGGTCGAGCGGGCCACGCTCGGATTTGCGGGCGTCCGGACGACGGAGACGGCCTACTTCGGCTCCGTCGAGCGTTCGTCGGTCGAGGAGCGCCGGGCGTGGCTGGATCGCGCCGAACGGCTGGGTCGTCGCCTCGAAACGGGTCCCGACTCGCGAGTCGACCGGGTCAAACGAGCCGTCGGGACGGCCATCGGCGCGCTCCGCCTGCAATTCTACCCGATGGCCTGGATCGCGTACGCGATCGGTGCGCTGGCGGCCGCGGAATCGACGTCCGTCCTCGCCTCGAACCCGTTCTGGCTCGGCTTCGGATTCATCTTCTTCCTCGAGGTCGCGACCGTGCTGAGCAACGAGTACGCCGATTACGAGACCGATCGCCGGAACACCTTCGCCGGCCCGTTCACCGGCGGCTCTCGCGTCCTGGTCGAGGATCGGCTGGATTTTCGAACCGTGGGAATCGGGGCCGTCGGCGCCGGGCTGGCCGCAGCCGCGTTCGGTCTCGCCACACCCCTCCTGGGCCCAGGTCCGCCACCGGCGGTCACCGCCATCGCGGGCGGGCTAGCCGTACTGGCGCTGGGATATACCCTCCCGCCGCTCGAGCTGTCCTACCGGACGCTCGGCGAACTCACCGTCGCCGTCACGCACGGTCCCGGCGTGCTCCTCCTCGGATACGTCGGCCTCGGCGGGTCCGTTCAGGATCCGCTTCCATGGCTCCTGGGGCTTCCACTCCTGCTATCGATTCTGCCCTCGATAACGCTGGCCGGGATCCCCGACAGGGCCGCCGATCGGGCCGCGGGCAAAACCACGATCGCCGTCAGATTCGGGTTCGACGGGGCCGCTATCGTCGCGTTCGCGACGACGATTCTGGCCGCAATTGCCGCCCTCTCCGCGTTCGGAGGCACCGGTCTCTCGGTACCCGTACCCCTGCTCGTCGGCGTGGTAGGGCACGCCGCCCTCCTTACGCGGGTCGTTCACCGACGGGTCCGCGGCCTGGAGTGTCCGCGACGCATCGACGGGGCGATGATCGCGGCGCTCGCCTATATCGGCTGGTTCGAAGCCTTCGCGCTGCTGGCGGTCCTGTGA